The following coding sequences lie in one Mycoplasma tauri genomic window:
- a CDS encoding phenylalanine--tRNA ligase subunit beta, producing MIISLRELNKYLPNIKLDTTVEKAINNLGYEVEYITKFSDVSGVQFGKIIDVQKNVNSKNLSIVSLQLKDKIITIQTTAKNAKKGYFTVVFVEGSKKGDLTFSKKEIAGVVSEGMFAGYSELGFDSSLLPFDPEGIILLDKQDVSLEKDPIEAFELDDYIIDITTPANRPETNSYYILAMELAAYYKTDFKWYNLKPKDGYNFRSKLRVSKQEANELTFVEAKVNNSKTSLSDILFLAKHKISAKGIYPVDLTNITILVTGMPAHAYDKDKISGTISCVNYTGKVNILGNKDVEVKDVLAITDAKKVISLASVMGCEESSIDEKSSNIIFEVGVFNSKKIREAARQIKIESNSSTQGGKSLNSQIAYTGISFLKYRASLDGNLVSQIVNIPKVKKGRSVIQSRRKLAIYSNREFKDLDEFDDVEKTLKKIGFSMDKNRVIAPSYRNDIENYEDVIEEYFRFYGYDNFKPIAPFLKPYEVNRLSDKKGHLQSMGYNEIRTFTLISNQLNILNPFNFEENVQLMTFVSKEREVIRNSIITSMLESADYNIKRKINNLSLFEYGMINYNNFVYGLLSNQKDFFEMKQDICNFLKTDKLEFLPFKDNENIHPNVSAKIYHNNNFIGWIGKVNPKIGSTEFWVAEFKDIYKPSQITFNEYNSDPLKNIDLTFELNSHDNINSKIKEIEQVSDSFFVQQIDDYKHGNKRNVTLRITGTSEQIEKINNKFNK from the coding sequence ATGATTATTTCACTTAGAGAATTAAATAAATATTTACCTAACATTAAGCTTGATACAACAGTAGAAAAGGCAATTAATAATTTAGGATATGAAGTTGAATATATAACCAAATTTAGCGATGTTTCAGGAGTTCAATTTGGAAAAATTATTGATGTTCAAAAAAATGTTAACAGTAAAAATTTAAGTATTGTTTCATTACAATTAAAGGACAAAATAATTACAATTCAAACTACAGCAAAAAATGCTAAAAAGGGTTATTTTACAGTTGTTTTTGTTGAAGGTTCTAAAAAAGGAGATTTAACTTTTTCTAAAAAAGAAATAGCTGGAGTTGTATCAGAAGGAATGTTTGCCGGATATTCAGAACTTGGTTTCGATTCTTCATTATTACCTTTTGATCCCGAAGGAATAATATTACTTGATAAACAAGATGTTTCTTTAGAAAAAGATCCTATTGAGGCGTTTGAACTAGATGACTATATTATTGATATAACAACACCTGCTAATAGACCAGAAACAAATTCATATTATATTTTAGCTATGGAACTTGCTGCATATTACAAAACAGATTTTAAGTGATATAACTTGAAACCTAAAGATGGATATAATTTTCGATCAAAGTTAAGAGTTTCTAAGCAGGAAGCTAACGAATTAACGTTTGTTGAAGCAAAAGTAAATAATTCAAAAACTAGTTTAAGTGATATTTTATTTCTTGCAAAACATAAAATTTCTGCAAAGGGAATATATCCAGTTGATTTAACAAATATAACAATTTTGGTAACTGGAATGCCTGCTCATGCTTATGATAAAGATAAAATTAGTGGAACAATTTCTTGTGTAAATTACACAGGAAAAGTTAATATTTTAGGAAATAAAGATGTAGAAGTTAAAGATGTTTTAGCCATCACAGATGCTAAAAAAGTAATTTCATTAGCTTCAGTTATGGGTTGCGAAGAATCTTCGATTGATGAAAAAAGTTCAAACATTATTTTTGAAGTGGGTGTTTTCAATTCTAAAAAAATTAGAGAAGCAGCAAGACAAATTAAAATTGAATCTAATTCATCAACACAAGGCGGAAAATCTTTAAATTCACAAATTGCATATACAGGAATTTCATTTTTAAAATATAGAGCATCTTTAGATGGGAATTTAGTAAGTCAAATTGTCAATATTCCAAAGGTTAAAAAAGGCAGATCTGTTATTCAAAGTAGAAGAAAATTAGCAATATACTCAAATCGTGAATTCAAAGATTTAGATGAATTTGATGATGTTGAAAAAACATTAAAGAAAATTGGTTTTTCAATGGACAAAAATAGAGTGATAGCTCCATCATATAGGAATGATATTGAAAATTATGAAGATGTAATTGAAGAATATTTTAGATTTTATGGCTATGATAATTTTAAGCCTATTGCACCATTTTTAAAGCCTTATGAAGTTAATCGTTTAAGCGATAAAAAAGGTCATTTACAGTCAATGGGTTATAATGAAATAAGAACTTTTACTTTAATTAGCAATCAATTAAATATTTTGAATCCATTTAATTTTGAAGAAAATGTTCAATTGATGACTTTTGTTTCTAAAGAAAGAGAGGTTATAAGAAATTCAATAATTACATCTATGCTTGAATCAGCTGATTATAATATTAAAAGAAAAATTAACAATTTATCACTGTTTGAATATGGAATGATAAATTATAATAATTTTGTTTATGGTTTATTATCAAATCAAAAAGATTTCTTTGAAATGAAACAGGATATTTGTAACTTCTTAAAAACAGATAAACTTGAATTTTTACCTTTTAAAGATAATGAAAATATTCATCCTAATGTTTCTGCTAAAATTTACCACAATAACAATTTTATAGGATGAATAGGAAAAGTAAACCCAAAAATAGGCTCAACTGAATTTTGAGTAGCTGAATTTAAAGATATTTATAAACCATCTCAAATAACATTTAATGAATACAATTCTGATCCGCTTAAAAATATAGATCTAACTTTTGAATTAAATTCTCACGATAATATTAATTCAAAAATTAAGGAAATTGAGCAAGTAAGTGATTCGTTCTTTGTTCAGCAAATTGATGATTACAAACACGGAAATAAAAGAAATGTCACATTAAGAATAACTGGAACAAGTGAACAAATCGAAAAAATTAATAATAAATTTAATAAATAA
- the glyA gene encoding serine hydroxymethyltransferase has translation MYKKVKLFDKEIEKAINKEIKRQNLHIELIASENYVSNDVLNATGSVLTNKYGEGYPEKRYYGGCENVDVVETLAIERLKKLFGVKYANVQPYSGSVANAAALASVANQGDKIMGLALSSGGHLSHGYKISFSGIFYESVTYTVDENGFLNYDEIKKIAIKEKPKVIICGYSAYQRIVDFKKFREIADACGAKLMADIAHIAGLIVAGVHPSPVGYADIITSTTHKTLRGARGGVIMTNDDEIAKKIARWVFPGYQGGPLFHSIAGKAVAFYEALKPEFKEYARNIVKNAKSFAESFIKRGASIVSGGTDNHLFTLNVNKSYGITGLEAEKILEKFNIAVNKNTIPFDTLSPAVTSGIRMGAAAMTSRNFTKWDELASIIDEILRNYAYIKSKKYSKDRLKELKNQIIELTKEFPIISNY, from the coding sequence ATGTACAAGAAAGTTAAATTATTTGATAAAGAAATTGAAAAAGCAATCAATAAAGAAATAAAGAGACAAAATTTACATATAGAATTAATTGCCTCAGAAAACTATGTAAGTAATGATGTGCTAAATGCTACAGGTAGTGTTTTAACAAATAAATATGGAGAAGGATATCCTGAAAAAAGATACTATGGTGGTTGTGAAAATGTTGATGTTGTTGAAACATTAGCTATAGAAAGACTTAAGAAATTATTTGGTGTTAAGTATGCTAATGTTCAACCATATTCAGGCTCAGTTGCTAATGCAGCTGCTCTTGCATCAGTTGCTAATCAAGGGGACAAAATTATGGGTCTAGCGCTTTCTTCTGGCGGACACCTTTCTCATGGTTACAAAATTAGTTTTAGTGGTATTTTTTATGAATCAGTAACTTACACAGTTGACGAAAACGGTTTTTTGAATTATGATGAAATTAAAAAAATTGCTATTAAAGAAAAACCAAAAGTAATTATCTGTGGATATTCTGCTTATCAAAGAATTGTAGATTTTAAAAAATTTAGAGAAATAGCAGATGCTTGCGGCGCCAAATTAATGGCTGATATTGCTCATATTGCAGGTTTAATTGTTGCTGGTGTTCATCCTTCTCCTGTTGGTTATGCCGACATTATTACATCGACCACACACAAAACATTGCGTGGTGCTCGTGGTGGTGTAATAATGACAAATGACGATGAAATTGCTAAAAAAATTGCTAGATGAGTATTCCCAGGATATCAAGGGGGGCCATTATTTCATTCTATAGCTGGCAAAGCAGTTGCTTTTTATGAAGCGCTTAAACCAGAATTTAAAGAATATGCCAGAAATATAGTAAAAAATGCCAAATCATTTGCAGAATCGTTCATTAAAAGAGGAGCATCAATAGTATCGGGAGGCACAGATAATCACTTATTTACATTAAATGTTAATAAATCTTATGGAATTACTGGTTTAGAAGCAGAGAAAATACTTGAAAAATTCAACATAGCAGTTAATAAAAATACAATTCCTTTTGATACCCTTTCACCTGCTGTTACTTCTGGTATTAGAATGGGTGCGGCAGCTATGACATCTAGAAATTTCACAAAATGGGATGAATTAGCCTCAATAATAGATGAAATTTTAAGAAATTACGCCTATATTAAATCTAAAAAATATTCAAAAGATAGATTAAAAGAATTAAAAAACCAAATAATAGAATTAACAAAAGAATTTCCAATTATTTCTAATTATTAA